One Acidobacteriaceae bacterium genomic region harbors:
- the drmC gene encoding DISARM system phospholipase D-like protein DrmC has product MNPGKTLTQLRQGDLTSIANALRSKRLSPPFALSSVARIVGASTAQYVTTALQTISDRGCNAEALASCIDVLLESLATRPPLEDLVQLVMTGPVESGAYHRDTRVVVTDLFRRAGSSVTIAGYAVHQGKKIFEELALRMEAIPSLRVRLFLNLAIRPADIPFTSSAVTNFVQDFRIRHWPANHRLPEIYYDRRVLEAVAGSSIAFHAKCVVLDERELFVSSANFTEAAQNRNIELGVLLTSETLARQAEIFLSELVREGVCVRATM; this is encoded by the coding sequence TTGAATCCCGGCAAGACGCTCACACAGCTCCGGCAGGGCGACCTGACAAGCATCGCTAATGCGCTGCGCTCTAAACGTTTGTCTCCGCCTTTTGCGCTCTCCTCCGTCGCACGAATCGTCGGTGCATCCACGGCTCAGTATGTGACCACTGCACTTCAAACAATCTCTGATCGAGGCTGTAACGCGGAGGCTCTTGCAAGCTGCATTGATGTTCTCCTTGAGTCATTGGCAACGAGGCCTCCGCTAGAAGATTTAGTGCAGTTGGTCATGACTGGACCGGTCGAGTCTGGAGCCTACCACCGCGATACAAGAGTCGTTGTGACCGATCTCTTTAGGCGTGCGGGAAGCAGCGTCACCATAGCTGGCTATGCTGTTCATCAGGGCAAGAAAATTTTTGAAGAGCTCGCATTGCGCATGGAAGCTATCCCTAGCCTGCGAGTTCGACTCTTTCTGAATTTGGCTATTCGCCCCGCAGATATCCCCTTTACCTCTTCAGCCGTCACGAACTTTGTACAGGATTTTAGAATCCGCCATTGGCCTGCTAATCATCGACTTCCTGAAATCTACTATGATCGACGGGTTCTAGAAGCAGTTGCTGGTTCGTCGATAGCCTTCCATGCTAAATGTGTAGTGCTCGATGAACGGGAACTGTTCGTATCGTCGGCAAACTTTACTGAAGCGGCGCAAAACCGGAACATTGAGTTGGGCGTTCTTTTGACCTCAGAGACCCTCGCCCGTCAAGCTGAGATATTCCTGTCGGAGCTAGTTCGCGAAGGTGTATGTGTACGTGCGACGATGTAG
- a CDS encoding HNH endonuclease yields MRIFVGITDPDWFDLLSSQSGIEEVNFWRPSPTASFKALNPGELFLFKLHSPENYIVGGGFFARFQQMPVNLAWEVFGLSNGVTTLTEMRSRIAYYRREPIAQHDNPQIGCILLAEPFFWPRELWIASPPDFASQIVSGKGYDAEAGNGQGLWNEVEQRLRARAMPEALATEAAIASHGHGTPQIVLPRLGQGLFRVVLTDAYDRRCALTGERTLPVLDAAHIRPFKLHQRHEVSNGLLMRSDLHRLFDGGYLTVDPTDRRVVVSPRIKEEFFNGKEYYRLHGQPIREPEVASYRPTDENLEYHANEIFR; encoded by the coding sequence ATGCGTATCTTCGTCGGCATCACCGACCCGGATTGGTTCGATCTCCTCTCGTCCCAATCGGGCATCGAAGAGGTCAATTTCTGGCGGCCGTCTCCGACGGCATCCTTCAAAGCCCTGAACCCGGGCGAGCTGTTTCTCTTCAAGCTCCACTCACCTGAGAACTACATCGTCGGGGGAGGATTCTTTGCACGGTTCCAGCAGATGCCGGTCAATCTCGCGTGGGAGGTGTTCGGACTATCCAACGGTGTGACGACGCTGACTGAAATGCGCAGCCGGATCGCTTATTATCGACGCGAGCCGATAGCGCAACACGACAACCCTCAGATTGGATGCATCCTCCTGGCCGAGCCGTTCTTCTGGCCGCGAGAGCTTTGGATCGCATCCCCGCCAGACTTCGCGTCACAGATCGTCAGCGGCAAGGGCTACGATGCGGAAGCGGGGAACGGGCAAGGGCTGTGGAACGAGGTTGAGCAGCGATTAAGGGCGCGAGCTATGCCCGAGGCACTGGCTACGGAAGCAGCGATCGCGTCACACGGGCATGGCACGCCACAAATCGTCCTCCCGCGACTCGGTCAGGGGTTATTCCGAGTGGTGCTGACGGACGCCTACGACCGCAGATGTGCGCTAACCGGGGAGCGGACACTGCCGGTGCTCGACGCCGCTCATATCCGACCATTCAAACTGCACCAGCGCCACGAAGTGTCCAATGGACTCCTGATGCGAAGCGATCTGCACCGCCTCTTCGACGGAGGGTACCTTACCGTGGATCCCACGGACCGTCGTGTTGTCGTGAGCCCAAGGATCAAGGAAGAGTTTTTCAACGGCAAGGAATACTATCGGCTTCACGGCCAGCCGATTCGGGAGCCTGAGGTAGCGTCGTATAGGCCAACCGACGAGAACCTCGAGTATCACGCAAACGAAATCTTCAGGTGA
- a CDS encoding thymidylate synthase: MKVRASTLDDLLNEVFRRLISSGRETSPRKGKALEFTGAVFELTNPRARMSRTETRARLFSWLGELLWYLAGSDELSFVRYYIENYKPDYPGAKRVRAAYGPRIRSEKKHQLRWIVQLIRENSDTRRAVIPIYHPKDTYTNLPEVPCTCTLQFLLRGSRLELVTHMRSNDAYKGLPGDIFAFTMIQEIVARALGVELGRYKHLVGSLHLYVEDRRNAERYLAEGWQRKITMPIMPLGDPFPQIERLVRFERATRLGTHAKIPSDLPEYWQDLARLLAIFRAEKEQKPAAEIRKMRERIHSDAYAPYIEMRRRKAEKFEPVATQSDELPFDEEAHA; encoded by the coding sequence TTGAAGGTTCGTGCGTCAACACTAGATGACTTATTAAACGAGGTCTTCCGACGACTTATTTCGTCCGGGCGAGAGACTTCTCCGCGCAAGGGGAAGGCGCTCGAATTTACGGGTGCTGTCTTCGAGCTGACCAACCCGAGGGCAAGGATGAGCCGAACGGAAACGCGTGCCCGACTGTTCAGTTGGCTCGGCGAACTACTGTGGTATCTCGCTGGCAGCGACGAGCTTTCCTTCGTAAGGTACTACATCGAAAACTACAAGCCGGACTACCCAGGAGCCAAGCGTGTGAGGGCCGCTTACGGTCCGCGTATCCGCAGCGAGAAAAAACATCAACTGCGTTGGATCGTTCAACTCATACGGGAAAACTCAGACACACGTCGTGCGGTTATTCCGATCTACCACCCGAAGGACACTTACACCAATCTTCCAGAGGTTCCCTGTACTTGTACACTGCAGTTCTTGTTACGGGGTTCTCGGCTAGAATTGGTCACCCACATGCGTTCTAACGACGCTTACAAAGGGCTGCCCGGCGATATCTTCGCATTCACAATGATTCAGGAAATTGTTGCTCGAGCCCTAGGAGTGGAACTTGGTCGATACAAACATCTGGTTGGAAGCCTGCACCTCTATGTTGAAGACAGACGCAATGCGGAACGCTATTTGGCTGAAGGTTGGCAGCGAAAGATAACTATGCCAATAATGCCGCTGGGCGATCCCTTTCCACAAATTGAAAGGCTTGTACGATTCGAACGTGCCACAAGACTGGGCACTCACGCGAAGATTCCTTCCGACCTTCCGGAGTATTGGCAAGACCTCGCTAGATTATTAGCGATATTTCGCGCTGAAAAGGAGCAAAAACCCGCTGCGGAAATCCGCAAGATGCGTGAACGAATACACTCAGACGCATATGCTCCATACATTGAAATGAGGAGGCGAAAAGCCGAAAAGTTTGAGCCCGTCGCGACGCAGTCAGACGAGCTCCCTTTTGACGAGGAGGCGCATGCGTAA
- a CDS encoding vitamin B12-dependent ribonucleotide reductase — protein sequence MADIVTPATSASATQTSSRPVTTPDALKSARGLKFERHFTKPGVSPFDELTWELRDAIIQDFKGKIIFEQKDVETPSSWSMTATNIVASKYLHGQVGTPERESGVRALVSRVAESIRDWGIRDGYFASDEDAAVFFAELCHLLLNQKAAFNSPVWFNVGCDRLEPNSDAHNWHWDAEKNDTVFSKTGYTRPQCSACFINSVDDSLDSILTLAKTEGMLFKWGSGAGSNLSKIRGSMETLSGGGTASGPLSFMRGFDAFAGVIKSGGKTRRAAKMVILNVDHPDISDFIECKVAEERKAWTLMSAGYDGSSPDSEAFTSIFFQNANNSVRVTDEFMNAVANNDTFFTKSVKNGAPVKEYRARDIMNHIAEATWQCGDPGMQYDSTINRWHTSKNTDRINASNPCSEYMFLDDSACNLASFNLMKFLTPGGQFDVPAYRHAIAVVTTAMEIIVDAAGYPTEQISRNSHDYRPLGLGYANLGALLMDFGLPYDSDAGRAFAATVTAILCGDAYAQSARIAESCPPLGAATPLTQRVERDGGACPGFYVNREPFLDVIRMHRAEVNNIDKSLKPSPKGAQDAAGFIAPQLEELKAAAQSAWDEALVLGELYGYRNSQVTVLAPTGTIGFMMDCDTTGIEPDLALVKYKKLVGGGMIKIVNNTVPGALFKLGYKDAEVQGIVNYIDATGTIEGAPGIKPEHLGVFDCSFKPAKGTRSISWQGHVKMMAATQPFLSGAISKTVNLPNDCTAADIAEAYTEAWRLGLKAVAIYRDGSKGTQPLNVSAVDKKDEKATTPVDSSDAAVSALIAANAQAAADAAVLRDELASTHARLATSERTASTLNAQLEALRRSITEGNDTLDAQAPPVAIRHRLPNERASVTHKFSIAGHEGYMTVGLYPNGQPGEIFIRMAKEGSTISGLMDSFATAASLCLQHGVPLKVLCEKFAHTRFEPSGWTGNEEIGFAKSIMDYLFRWMQLRFLSGHQLSLFNLKSLEAQPASTASSAVILSEAERNEGPLYSAPAQLSGGATVPVTGTVNAPDNTVIGYEPTSTHGSSAEQLNDRRAPQQGIAPDLTASYDLSSRSAAEGSASHVLGTEDRGIYHVADAMKSMYNMGDAPSCSTCGAIMTRNGSCYRCMECGSTSGCS from the coding sequence ATGGCCGACATCGTTACCCCCGCCACTTCCGCTTCCGCCACTCAGACCTCCTCCAGGCCGGTGACAACTCCCGATGCCCTCAAGAGCGCCCGCGGCCTGAAGTTCGAACGTCACTTCACCAAGCCCGGCGTCTCCCCCTTCGACGAGCTCACCTGGGAGCTCCGCGACGCCATCATTCAGGACTTCAAGGGCAAGATCATCTTCGAGCAGAAGGACGTCGAGACGCCCAGCTCCTGGTCCATGACCGCGACCAACATCGTCGCCTCCAAGTACCTTCACGGCCAGGTCGGCACGCCCGAGCGTGAGTCCGGCGTTCGCGCCCTCGTCTCCCGCGTCGCCGAATCCATCCGCGACTGGGGTATCCGCGACGGCTACTTCGCCTCCGACGAAGACGCAGCCGTCTTCTTCGCGGAGCTTTGCCATCTCCTCCTCAACCAGAAGGCCGCCTTCAACTCGCCCGTCTGGTTCAATGTCGGCTGCGACCGCCTCGAGCCCAACTCCGATGCCCACAACTGGCACTGGGACGCCGAGAAGAACGACACCGTTTTCTCCAAGACCGGCTACACCCGCCCGCAGTGCTCCGCCTGCTTCATCAACTCCGTCGACGACTCGCTCGACAGCATCCTCACGCTCGCCAAGACCGAAGGCATGCTCTTCAAGTGGGGCTCGGGCGCAGGCTCCAACCTCTCCAAGATCCGCGGCAGCATGGAAACTCTTTCCGGCGGCGGCACGGCCTCCGGCCCGCTCAGCTTCATGCGTGGCTTTGACGCCTTCGCCGGCGTCATCAAGTCCGGCGGCAAGACCCGCCGCGCCGCCAAGATGGTCATCCTCAACGTTGACCACCCCGACATCTCCGACTTCATCGAGTGCAAGGTCGCCGAAGAGCGCAAGGCCTGGACCCTGATGTCCGCGGGCTACGACGGCAGCTCACCCGACAGCGAGGCCTTCACCAGCATCTTCTTCCAGAACGCCAACAACTCCGTCCGCGTCACCGACGAGTTCATGAACGCCGTCGCCAACAACGACACCTTCTTCACCAAGTCCGTCAAGAACGGCGCTCCCGTCAAGGAATACCGCGCCCGCGACATCATGAACCACATCGCCGAAGCCACCTGGCAGTGCGGCGATCCCGGCATGCAGTACGACTCCACCATCAACCGCTGGCACACGAGCAAAAACACCGACCGCATCAACGCGTCCAATCCCTGCTCGGAGTACATGTTCCTCGACGACTCCGCCTGTAACCTCGCCAGCTTCAACCTGATGAAGTTCCTCACCCCCGGCGGCCAGTTTGATGTCCCCGCCTACCGCCACGCCATCGCCGTCGTCACCACCGCGATGGAGATCATCGTCGACGCCGCCGGCTACCCCACCGAGCAGATCAGCCGCAACTCGCACGACTACCGTCCGCTTGGCCTCGGCTACGCCAACCTCGGCGCGCTCCTCATGGACTTCGGCCTGCCCTACGACTCCGACGCCGGCCGCGCCTTTGCCGCCACCGTCACCGCCATCCTCTGCGGCGACGCCTATGCCCAGTCCGCTCGCATCGCGGAGTCCTGCCCTCCGCTCGGCGCAGCCACACCGCTCACCCAGCGCGTTGAGCGCGACGGTGGTGCCTGCCCCGGCTTCTACGTCAACCGCGAGCCCTTCCTCGACGTCATCCGCATGCACCGCGCCGAGGTCAACAACATCGACAAGTCCCTCAAGCCCAGCCCCAAAGGCGCGCAGGACGCCGCCGGCTTCATCGCTCCGCAGCTTGAAGAACTCAAGGCGGCCGCGCAATCCGCCTGGGACGAAGCCCTCGTCCTCGGCGAGCTCTACGGCTATCGCAACTCCCAGGTCACCGTGCTCGCCCCCACCGGCACCATCGGCTTCATGATGGACTGCGACACCACCGGCATCGAGCCCGACCTTGCCCTCGTCAAGTACAAGAAGCTCGTCGGCGGCGGCATGATCAAGATCGTCAACAACACCGTCCCCGGCGCCCTCTTCAAGCTCGGCTACAAGGACGCTGAAGTCCAGGGCATCGTCAACTACATCGACGCCACCGGCACGATCGAAGGCGCGCCCGGCATCAAGCCCGAGCACCTCGGCGTCTTCGACTGCTCCTTCAAGCCCGCTAAGGGCACCCGCTCCATCTCCTGGCAGGGCCACGTCAAGATGATGGCCGCCACCCAGCCCTTCCTCTCCGGCGCCATCTCCAAGACCGTCAACCTCCCCAACGACTGCACCGCAGCCGACATCGCCGAGGCCTACACCGAAGCCTGGCGCCTCGGCCTCAAGGCCGTCGCCATCTACCGCGACGGCTCCAAGGGCACCCAGCCCCTCAACGTCTCCGCCGTCGACAAGAAGGACGAGAAGGCCACGACCCCCGTCGACTCATCCGACGCCGCCGTCTCCGCCCTCATCGCCGCCAACGCCCAGGCCGCGGCCGACGCCGCCGTGCTCCGCGACGAGCTCGCCTCCACCCACGCCCGCCTCGCCACCAGCGAGCGCACCGCCAGCACCCTCAACGCCCAACTCGAAGCCCTCCGCCGCTCCATCACCGAGGGCAACGACACCCTCGACGCCCAGGCCCCGCCCGTCGCCATCCGTCACCGCCTGCCCAACGAGCGCGCCTCCGTCACCCACAAATTCTCCATCGCCGGTCACGAGGGCTACATGACCGTCGGCCTCTACCCCAACGGCCAGCCCGGCGAAATCTTCATCCGGATGGCCAAGGAAGGCTCCACCATCTCCGGCCTCATGGACTCCTTCGCCACGGCCGCCTCGCTCTGCCTCCAGCACGGCGTCCCCCTCAAGGTGCTCTGCGAAAAGTTCGCCCACACCCGCTTCGAGCCCTCCGGCTGGACCGGCAACGAAGAGATCGGCTTCGCTAAATCCATCATGGATTACCTCTTCCGCTGGATGCAGCTCCGCTTCCTCTCCGGCCACCAGCTCTCCCTCTTCAACCTCAAGAGCCTCGAAGCCCAACCCGCCTCTACTGCTTCCAGCGCCGTCATCCTGAGTGAAGCGGAGCGAAACGAAGGACCTCTGTATTCCGCTCCCGCTCAGCTCTCCGGAGGCGCAACCGTCCCCGTCACCGGCACCGTCAACGCCCCCGACAACACCGTGATCGGCTATGAACCAACCTCCACCCACGGCTCGTCGGCTGAACAGCTCAACGATCGCCGCGCCCCGCAGCAGGGAATCGCCCCCGACCTCACCGCCTCCTACGATTTGTCATCCCGTAGCGCAGCGGAGGGATCTGCTTCTCATGTCCTCGGCACAGAGGACCGTGGCATCTACCACGTCGCCGACGCCATGAAGTCCATGTACAACATGGGCGACGCCCCCTCATGCTCCACCTGCGGAGCCATCATGACCCGCAACGGCTCCTGCTACCGCTGCATGGAATGCGGCAGCACCTCCGGCTGCAGCTAG
- a CDS encoding ImmA/IrrE family metallo-endopeptidase — MANAAFRPNWVSPPGETIRAVLHAKGTSLAAFREQIGLADDDAGKLLAGVLPVTPKLAKGLATFVGSTASFWLERQKQYQDGLKELAAAEPDLRNWVATFPVKKMIESGWLPKPCSKDDVPSELLDYFDIATVQEWRENYLARLGVTKFRTSAAFENDVSTTVAWIRHGELLAEKIACEPWDREKFLTNLAGLKALSKIGDPKRFIAALQQECAKHGVAVVVTRSITGCAASGATFMLERDKALLLLSGRFLSDDQFWFSFFHEAAHLILHSQEPHIDHESTSTPQQETEANQFAQRVILEPQGETALLTLPINQFSIARFARRCGVSPGVIVGQLQHRGRISPKLFNKLKIHYSAASFSL, encoded by the coding sequence ATGGCTAATGCTGCGTTTCGTCCGAATTGGGTATCTCCTCCGGGTGAAACCATACGCGCCGTGCTACATGCGAAAGGCACGAGTCTCGCCGCGTTTCGCGAGCAAATCGGATTGGCTGACGACGATGCCGGGAAACTTCTGGCGGGTGTTTTGCCTGTCACGCCCAAACTTGCGAAGGGTCTCGCCACATTCGTTGGCTCAACAGCGTCTTTCTGGTTGGAGCGGCAGAAGCAATATCAGGATGGTCTCAAGGAGCTAGCTGCAGCCGAGCCCGATTTGAGGAACTGGGTTGCGACGTTCCCGGTTAAAAAAATGATCGAGTCTGGGTGGTTACCTAAGCCCTGTTCGAAGGATGACGTTCCTTCCGAGCTGCTCGATTATTTTGATATCGCGACAGTTCAAGAGTGGCGCGAGAATTACCTTGCTCGACTGGGTGTGACAAAGTTCAGAACCTCGGCAGCTTTTGAGAATGACGTTTCCACGACGGTGGCGTGGATCCGACATGGAGAATTGCTCGCTGAAAAGATCGCTTGCGAGCCCTGGGATAGGGAGAAATTCCTTACCAATCTGGCCGGGCTGAAAGCACTTAGTAAGATCGGCGATCCGAAAAGGTTCATTGCTGCTCTTCAGCAGGAATGCGCAAAGCACGGTGTGGCGGTGGTTGTTACGCGATCAATAACCGGGTGCGCAGCGAGCGGTGCGACGTTCATGCTTGAGAGGGATAAGGCGCTTCTCTTGCTTAGTGGCCGGTTTTTATCGGACGATCAATTTTGGTTTTCATTTTTTCACGAGGCGGCCCACCTCATCCTACACAGCCAAGAACCGCACATCGATCATGAATCAACTTCTACTCCGCAACAGGAGACTGAAGCGAATCAATTTGCACAACGCGTGATCCTAGAACCTCAGGGAGAGACTGCTTTGTTAACTCTTCCGATCAACCAATTCTCGATCGCGCGATTTGCGCGGCGCTGTGGGGTTTCGCCAGGCGTCATAGTGGGACAGCTTCAGCATCGAGGCCGGATTTCGCCAAAACTGTTCAACAAATTGAAGATTCATTATTCTGCGGCGAGTTTTAGCCTCTGA
- a CDS encoding DUF1998 domain-containing protein, giving the protein MRTTQRKRPQGQLRQGQLITTFGPGAMTDLPERSVLIAGLDDWVGDRELIIEPRLSAKIANLLQIPTVRLETPPSAGDIDDQRITGVRAYRFPEWFVTQDPPGKAQDQSRRSRFLVHARALARGNVFIHPETRKKLSVVPVRFVRACRLGHIGDIDWYFFLHGNENTCRNQGRLLYLDERGTSGDLSEIWIRCSCGKAERSMAQIAIQKAEVFGRCDGARPWLGPAMKEPCDEMNRLLVRTASNAYFPQRMSVISLPERMETVREAVAAVWDFLETAEEEADIARERRKAKVRDALQGVSDAEVWAEVQARRSPASVQEKSVKSAELETLIAATEEIGEDRPEGVFYARNLPKNSWDTPWMHAIEKVVLVQRLREVMALVGFTRFEAAAPDTEGELDMGVRRADLGRNVTWVPAVENRGEGIFLQFHRKAIENWLSEPALIERAVQLRRGFDAWKAEHGSSSRKFAGPAYIMLHSFAHLLITTIALECGYPASSIRERIYSFPDIGYGVLLYTGSSDAEGTLGGLIEVGRRISDTIRNALDLGALCSNDPVCSQHLPESPHERSFLLGAACHGCLLVAETSCEQQNDLLDRALVVRTVQRRRAEFFKEPNP; this is encoded by the coding sequence ATGAGAACCACGCAGAGGAAGAGACCACAAGGGCAGCTTCGTCAGGGACAACTCATCACGACATTCGGCCCAGGCGCTATGACCGACCTACCGGAACGTTCGGTACTCATTGCCGGGCTTGACGACTGGGTCGGCGATCGTGAGCTGATCATCGAGCCCCGTTTAAGTGCAAAGATCGCCAACCTACTTCAGATTCCAACTGTGAGACTTGAAACTCCGCCATCCGCAGGCGACATCGACGACCAGAGGATCACAGGGGTGCGTGCTTATCGTTTTCCTGAGTGGTTTGTCACCCAAGATCCGCCCGGTAAGGCCCAAGACCAGTCGAGGCGAAGCCGCTTCCTTGTTCACGCTCGTGCCCTTGCGAGAGGAAACGTCTTCATTCATCCGGAGACCAGGAAAAAGCTTAGTGTAGTGCCAGTTCGATTTGTTCGTGCTTGCAGGCTCGGGCACATTGGCGACATCGATTGGTACTTCTTCCTGCATGGAAACGAAAATACCTGCCGCAACCAAGGTCGGCTGCTGTACTTGGACGAACGCGGAACAAGTGGCGATCTTTCCGAGATATGGATTCGCTGTTCGTGCGGAAAAGCTGAACGAAGCATGGCGCAGATTGCGATCCAGAAGGCTGAGGTATTTGGACGTTGCGACGGCGCCCGCCCCTGGCTGGGCCCTGCGATGAAGGAACCGTGCGATGAAATGAACCGTCTGTTGGTTCGGACGGCGTCCAACGCCTACTTCCCTCAACGAATGAGTGTTATTTCGTTGCCAGAGAGAATGGAGACGGTACGAGAGGCAGTCGCGGCTGTGTGGGATTTTCTTGAGACTGCCGAAGAGGAGGCCGATATAGCGAGGGAACGCAGAAAGGCGAAGGTCCGTGACGCCTTGCAGGGTGTATCCGATGCTGAAGTTTGGGCCGAGGTCCAGGCCCGCCGGAGTCCCGCATCTGTGCAGGAGAAGTCAGTCAAGTCGGCAGAATTGGAAACGTTGATTGCCGCAACCGAGGAGATTGGTGAAGATCGACCTGAAGGGGTCTTTTACGCTCGAAACCTCCCGAAGAACAGCTGGGACACGCCTTGGATGCATGCAATCGAGAAGGTCGTTTTGGTTCAGAGACTTCGAGAAGTGATGGCATTAGTCGGTTTTACGCGGTTTGAAGCCGCAGCACCCGATACCGAAGGTGAGCTGGACATGGGTGTGCGGCGTGCAGACCTAGGCCGAAACGTGACTTGGGTGCCAGCCGTTGAGAATCGTGGTGAAGGGATCTTCCTTCAGTTCCATCGTAAGGCTATTGAAAACTGGCTTAGCGAGCCAGCCCTTATAGAGCGGGCCGTCCAACTCCGCCGGGGATTCGATGCATGGAAGGCCGAGCATGGATCCTCAAGCCGCAAGTTTGCGGGTCCAGCCTACATCATGCTTCATTCCTTTGCCCATCTGCTAATCACTACGATTGCTCTAGAGTGCGGGTATCCCGCCAGCTCGATCCGCGAGAGGATTTACTCATTCCCCGACATCGGTTACGGCGTATTGCTTTATACGGGTAGCTCGGACGCCGAGGGAACTCTTGGTGGACTGATTGAAGTCGGGCGTCGAATATCAGACACAATTCGGAACGCTCTTGATCTCGGAGCTCTCTGCTCAAACGACCCTGTATGTTCTCAACACCTTCCTGAAAGTCCCCACGAACGAAGCTTTCTCTTAGGCGCAGCCTGTCATGGGTGCCTTTTGGTCGCTGAGACAAGTTGCGAACAACAGAACGATCTTCTTGATCGTGCATTAGTAGTTCGAACTGTGCAACGTAGGCGGGCAGAGTTCTTCAAGGAGCCGAATCCTTGA